One region of Eupeodes corollae chromosome 1, idEupCoro1.1, whole genome shotgun sequence genomic DNA includes:
- the LOC129941623 gene encoding uncharacterized protein LOC129941623, which yields MAIAYYIPDQAKLAEKQKPKVIKSVKIPLNNYTLCNNLCWELMAQVFCYAMRYHHLTAAGNGILQISVEFIQQQPSLNHQHKPSSAESMNTDDHHDHDGDGSKN from the coding sequence ATGGCAATTGCATACTATATCCCGGATCAGGCTAAATTGGCCGAAAAACAGAAACCAAAAGTCATCAAGAGTGTTAAAATACCGTTAAATAACTACACACTCTGCAATAACTTGTGCTGGGAGCTGATGGCTCAAGTTTTCTGCTACGCCATGCGATATCACCACCTTACCGCCGCCGGAAATGGAATTCTTCAAATATCCGTGGAATTTATCCAACAGCAACCGTCCTTAAATCATCAGCATAAGCCATCCTCGGCGGAATCGATGAACACAGATGACCATCATGACCACGATGGTGATGGAAGCAAAAACTAG